One part of the Georgfuchsia toluolica genome encodes these proteins:
- a CDS encoding response regulator: MLEKAKILVVDDDEAVRLSHVRSLLGEHCNVEVVKNGKDALELMGQHPFDVVLLDLRMPGMDGMAVLKTIKEKWPESEVIIITGYPAVESVKEAVTLGAYDYLAKPVGPDDVINAANGALLHKRWALRRDQQARCAGVQ, translated from the coding sequence ATGCTTGAGAAAGCCAAAATCCTGGTCGTAGATGATGATGAAGCCGTCCGACTCAGCCATGTCAGAAGTTTGTTGGGAGAGCACTGCAACGTGGAAGTAGTAAAAAATGGCAAGGATGCGTTGGAACTGATGGGGCAACATCCGTTCGATGTCGTGTTGCTCGACCTGCGCATGCCTGGAATGGACGGCATGGCGGTTCTCAAGACGATCAAGGAGAAATGGCCCGAGAGCGAAGTGATCATCATCACCGGGTATCCGGCAGTTGAGTCCGTCAAGGAAGCGGTGACGTTGGGTGCCTATGACTATCTTGCCAAGCCGGTCGGGCCTGACGATGTCATCAATGCGGCGAACGGCGCCTTATTGCATAAAAGATGGGCTCTGCGCCGTGATCAGCAGGCCCGTTGCGCAGGTGTCCAGTAG
- a CDS encoding helicase HerA-like domain-containing protein translates to MTHPLSLARNDGNDLALLPALANRHGLIAGATGTGKTVTLQRLAEQFSAIGVPVFMADVKGDLSGLGAAGVASDKLRARLAQLGIDDWQPAACPTVFWDIYGAQGHPVRATISDMGPLLLARLLNLNDTQSGVLQLVFKIADDQGLLLLDLKDLRAMVQHVGEHAVEFKTEYGNVSAASIGAIQRGLLEIEEQGGANFFGEPMLDIADLMQTDSKGHGVINILAGDKLMNAPRLYSSFLLWLLAELFEQLPEAGDLDKPKLVFFFDEAHLLFNEAPPALLEKIEQVVRLIRSKGVGIYFVTQNPLDVPDSVLGQLGNRVQHALRAFTPRDQKAVKTAAQTLRANPKLNVETAITELGVGEALVSFLDAKGTPGIVERAFVLPPSSRIGPLTADERVAAIKSSLLYGHYEKTADRESAYEKLKGQAAPAAAPAQSAPQASTGGILEGLGGLFGGGSSRGRQGVVEAAVKSAARTIGSQVGREIIRGVLGSILGGRRR, encoded by the coding sequence ATGACCCATCCGCTTTCCTTAGCGCGCAACGACGGCAATGATCTGGCCTTGCTGCCAGCGCTGGCCAACCGTCACGGCCTCATCGCCGGTGCCACCGGCACCGGCAAGACCGTGACCCTGCAACGCCTGGCCGAACAATTCTCGGCCATTGGCGTACCGGTCTTCATGGCCGACGTGAAGGGCGACCTGTCCGGCCTCGGCGCAGCGGGGGTGGCTTCCGACAAGCTCAGGGCGCGACTGGCGCAGCTAGGGATCGACGACTGGCAGCCCGCTGCCTGTCCCACCGTGTTCTGGGACATCTACGGCGCCCAGGGTCATCCGGTACGCGCCACGATTTCCGATATGGGCCCGCTGCTGCTCGCCCGCCTGCTTAATCTCAACGACACTCAGAGCGGCGTACTGCAACTGGTGTTCAAGATTGCCGACGATCAGGGGCTGTTGCTGCTTGACCTCAAGGATCTGCGCGCGATGGTGCAGCATGTCGGCGAGCATGCGGTCGAGTTCAAGACCGAATACGGCAACGTCTCGGCAGCCTCGATCGGCGCCATTCAGCGCGGTCTGCTGGAGATCGAAGAGCAGGGCGGGGCAAACTTCTTCGGCGAGCCGATGCTCGATATAGCCGATCTGATGCAGACCGACAGCAAGGGCCATGGCGTCATCAACATCCTCGCCGGCGACAAGCTGATGAATGCGCCGCGCTTGTATTCCAGTTTCCTGCTCTGGCTGCTGGCCGAACTGTTCGAGCAGTTGCCCGAGGCCGGCGATCTCGACAAGCCCAAGCTGGTGTTCTTCTTCGACGAAGCCCATCTGCTGTTCAACGAAGCACCGCCAGCATTGCTGGAAAAGATCGAACAGGTAGTGCGCCTGATCCGCTCCAAGGGCGTCGGCATCTACTTCGTCACGCAAAATCCGCTCGACGTGCCGGACAGCGTACTCGGCCAGCTTGGCAACCGCGTGCAGCATGCCCTGCGTGCCTTCACCCCGCGCGACCAGAAAGCCGTGAAGACGGCCGCGCAGACACTGCGTGCCAATCCGAAACTCAATGTTGAAACCGCCATCACCGAACTCGGTGTCGGCGAAGCGCTTGTGTCCTTCCTCGATGCGAAAGGCACACCCGGCATCGTTGAGCGCGCCTTTGTATTGCCGCCCTCGTCGCGCATCGGCCCGCTCACGGCCGACGAACGTGTCGCCGCGATCAAATCCTCGCTGCTCTACGGCCACTACGAGAAAACCGCAGACCGCGAATCCGCCTACGAAAAGCTCAAGGGACAAGCCGCGCCCGCAGCAGCCCCGGCGCAAAGCGCACCGCAAGCTTCTACTGGCGGCATTCTCGAGGGGTTGGGCGGCCTCTTTGGCGGCGGCAGTTCGCGCGGACGCCAGGGCGTTGTCGAAGCCGCGGTAAAAAGCGCGGCGCGCACCATCGGCTCGCAGGTCGGCCGCGAAATCATCCGTGGTGTACTGGGCTCGATTCTCGGCGGACGAAGACGCTGA
- a CDS encoding response regulator, which produces MLTEPFFRRNIMSALHKVLVVDDDPVVGKSFDRVLSQKGYVVITAQNAQEALAQLQGEEYDLVYTDIKMPGMDGLELAEQIQAKRPWIPVVIVTGYGTSANEARAKAAGVSAFMHKPLSPEMIEGSALNALQKPAQIILPQEEANPVEKTQPEPTKKENRLKNLALFIVAPFVALAYAMSLPFVGIAMLAWFGGKALRKIPVARKLLDAVKNVTLFIAAPFIGLAYVIAMPFVGIGMLAWFGVRALMKKAPAA; this is translated from the coding sequence TTGCTGACTGAGCCATTTTTTAGGAGAAATATCATGAGTGCGTTACATAAAGTGCTGGTCGTCGATGACGACCCCGTGGTAGGCAAGAGTTTCGACCGCGTTCTTTCGCAAAAGGGCTATGTAGTAATCACCGCCCAGAATGCGCAGGAAGCCTTGGCTCAGTTGCAAGGTGAGGAATACGACCTCGTTTACACGGATATCAAGATGCCCGGCATGGACGGCCTTGAGCTTGCCGAACAGATCCAGGCGAAGCGCCCCTGGATACCCGTGGTCATCGTTACCGGATACGGCACATCGGCAAATGAGGCCCGAGCCAAGGCCGCCGGGGTGTCGGCTTTCATGCACAAACCGCTGTCGCCGGAAATGATAGAAGGAAGCGCGCTGAATGCGCTACAGAAGCCAGCGCAGATCATCCTTCCGCAGGAGGAAGCAAATCCTGTCGAAAAGACACAGCCTGAGCCAACCAAAAAAGAAAACCGGCTGAAGAACCTCGCTCTTTTCATTGTGGCTCCATTCGTCGCGCTGGCCTATGCCATGTCGCTGCCCTTTGTCGGAATTGCAATGCTGGCCTGGTTTGGCGGGAAAGCGCTCAGGAAAATTCCAGTGGCGAGGAAATTACTCGATGCCGTGAAGAATGTTACCCTGTTCATTGCCGCCCCATTTATAGGATTGGCCTATGTCATTGCAATGCCATTCGTGGGAATTGGAATGCTGGCTTGGTTTGGAGTACGCGCACTGATGAAAAAGGCGCCGGCAGCATGA
- a CDS encoding cytochrome b/b6 domain-containing protein yields the protein MQKIYVHPLPVRIWHWTNAFGFILLIVTGLQIRYVGLINLMQFKTAVVAHNWIGFVLIANFFVWLTFYLSTDKIKVYHPELNPKKYFRDSFRQLQFYGYGVFRGDPNPHHVSMYHKFNPMQSMAYQIIMMLLVPLQIFTGLLLWNVTQFSSLVDMFGGVRVVDTAHVVLFIIFTGFIMVHPYLASLGHTPTAHFKAMITGYEEVEDEAEHGASS from the coding sequence ATGCAAAAAATATATGTTCATCCGCTTCCGGTCAGGATCTGGCATTGGACCAATGCCTTCGGTTTCATATTGTTAATTGTCACCGGCCTGCAGATCAGGTACGTGGGCCTGATCAACCTGATGCAGTTCAAGACAGCGGTTGTCGCTCACAACTGGATTGGATTTGTCCTGATTGCCAATTTTTTCGTGTGGCTGACCTTTTATCTTTCCACCGATAAAATCAAGGTCTATCACCCTGAGCTAAATCCAAAGAAGTATTTTCGCGACAGTTTCCGTCAATTGCAGTTCTATGGCTATGGCGTATTCAGGGGCGACCCCAATCCGCATCATGTGAGCATGTATCACAAATTCAATCCCATGCAGAGCATGGCCTACCAGATCATCATGATGCTATTGGTTCCCCTGCAAATTTTTACCGGTCTGCTGCTGTGGAACGTCACGCAATTTTCTTCCCTGGTGGACATGTTTGGCGGAGTGCGCGTTGTGGATACGGCGCACGTCGTGCTGTTCATCATTTTCACTGGATTTATCATGGTGCATCCTTACCTGGCGAGCCTGGGCCACACGCCGACGGCGCATTTCAAGGCAATGATCACCGGATATGAGGAAGTCGAGGACGAAGCCGAACACGGCGCTTCTTCTTGA
- a CDS encoding YebC/PmpR family DNA-binding transcriptional regulator, with translation MAGHSKWANIQHRKGRQDAKRGKVFTKLIKEITVAAKMGGGDIGANPRLRLAIEKAKAQSLPKDNIDNAIKRGTGQLDGVSYEEVRYEGYGIGGAAVMVDCLTDNKVRTVAEVRHAFAKNGGNMGTEGSVAFQFKHCGQMIFAPGTDETRLMDAAIEAGAEDVVGNDDGSIEVITGPNDLATVKEALEAAGLKPEFAEVLQKPLNETELGGEDSLQMQKLLDALENLDDVQEVYTSASLET, from the coding sequence ATGGCCGGCCATTCCAAATGGGCCAACATTCAGCACCGCAAGGGGCGCCAGGACGCCAAGCGGGGCAAGGTTTTCACCAAGCTGATCAAGGAAATCACGGTTGCCGCCAAAATGGGCGGCGGCGATATTGGCGCCAATCCGCGCCTGCGGCTGGCGATCGAGAAGGCCAAGGCGCAGAGCTTGCCCAAGGACAACATCGATAACGCCATCAAGCGCGGCACCGGCCAACTCGACGGTGTCAGTTACGAGGAAGTGCGCTACGAAGGCTACGGCATCGGCGGGGCGGCGGTCATGGTGGATTGTCTCACCGACAACAAGGTGCGTACTGTCGCCGAAGTGCGGCACGCCTTTGCCAAGAACGGCGGCAATATGGGAACCGAGGGCTCGGTCGCTTTTCAGTTCAAGCACTGCGGGCAGATGATCTTTGCTCCCGGCACTGACGAGACAAGGTTGATGGATGCCGCCATTGAAGCCGGGGCTGAAGATGTGGTCGGCAACGATGATGGCTCCATCGAAGTCATTACCGGCCCGAACGATCTCGCCACCGTCAAGGAGGCATTGGAAGCGGCAGGACTTAAACCGGAATTTGCCGAGGTGCTGCAAAAACCCCTCAATGAGACTGAACTCGGCGGCGAGGATTCGCTCCAGATGCAAAAGCTGCTCGATGCGCTGGAAAACCTCGACGACGTGCAGGAGGTGTATACCTCGGCCAGCCTCGAAACCTAG
- a CDS encoding cytochrome c3 family protein encodes MKSSFITRQIFPSSCPNSLLLGVMTALALFILSTSAHAGNNALSKESQACLECHGQPGQEKKLKNGEVLSLHISAKAFAGSMHNATGCESCHSSLDAQNHFMKEAVIKSKRDYSLSMVETCRMCHEENFTKYEDSLHGALVKEGRPDAPLCSDCHNPHAVRSMKIVEPISAVPCAKCHEDIFDAYSKSVHGLAREAKANGAPICANCHTAHEVKAASLGEGIKDACLSCHKDAVKEHKDWLPNAERHFEAISCPVCHAPTAQRRVNLRLYDRGSKLQLSEKVGVPQFEKRTQAADEMNVGLDERALWSLLKEFSQDGGGGNTILRGRLEVSTGVAAHQLSDKSRAISDCNTCHQHGADAFQSVSLTIAGPDGRPLRHSVQKDVLNSLLATQSVRGFYAIGSTRIKLLDYMLVLVALGAACVPIGHWSLRVLFRKIREKRAARESAAQPQADSQASPGDRSKPLE; translated from the coding sequence ATGAAAAGTTCCTTCATTACACGCCAGATATTTCCGTCGTCATGCCCAAACAGCTTGCTCCTCGGCGTTATGACCGCATTGGCGCTTTTTATTCTGAGCACGTCCGCGCATGCCGGAAATAACGCCCTGTCCAAAGAGAGCCAAGCCTGCCTGGAATGCCACGGACAGCCGGGCCAGGAGAAAAAACTCAAGAACGGCGAGGTGCTTTCCCTGCATATCTCCGCAAAAGCCTTTGCCGGATCGATGCACAACGCGACAGGTTGCGAGAGCTGTCACTCGAGTCTTGACGCCCAGAACCACTTCATGAAAGAAGCCGTCATCAAGAGCAAGCGCGACTATTCCTTAAGCATGGTGGAAACTTGCCGTATGTGCCATGAGGAAAATTTTACGAAATACGAAGACAGTCTACATGGAGCGCTGGTCAAGGAAGGCAGACCAGACGCTCCGCTATGCTCGGATTGCCACAATCCGCATGCGGTTCGTTCCATGAAAATCGTCGAGCCGATATCGGCGGTTCCCTGCGCGAAGTGTCACGAAGATATATTCGATGCCTATTCCAAGAGCGTGCATGGCCTGGCGCGTGAAGCCAAAGCAAATGGCGCTCCCATTTGCGCAAATTGCCATACAGCCCACGAAGTAAAAGCAGCGTCGCTGGGTGAAGGCATAAAGGATGCCTGCCTTTCATGTCACAAGGATGCGGTCAAAGAGCATAAGGACTGGTTGCCGAATGCAGAAAGACACTTTGAGGCAATCTCATGTCCGGTCTGTCATGCTCCTACGGCGCAACGCCGCGTTAACCTCCGGCTCTATGACAGAGGGTCAAAACTTCAGCTTTCCGAAAAGGTGGGTGTGCCGCAGTTTGAAAAGCGGACCCAAGCCGCCGATGAAATGAATGTCGGTCTGGACGAGCGGGCGCTGTGGAGTCTGCTGAAGGAATTCAGCCAGGATGGTGGTGGGGGAAACACTATTTTGCGCGGCCGCCTGGAGGTAAGTACCGGTGTCGCGGCGCATCAACTCAGCGATAAATCCAGGGCCATCAGTGACTGCAATACCTGTCACCAGCATGGCGCGGATGCCTTCCAGAGCGTATCTCTCACGATAGCCGGCCCGGATGGCAGGCCGCTTCGCCATAGCGTCCAGAAAGATGTATTGAATTCCCTGTTGGCGACACAGTCAGTGCGCGGGTTTTATGCTATCGGCAGCACCCGAATCAAGCTGCTCGATTACATGCTGGTCCTGGTTGCTCTGGGCGCCGCCTGTGTGCCTATTGGGCACTGGAGCCTCAGAGTGCTGTTCCGGAAAATTCGGGAGAAGCGCGCGGCCAGGGAAAGTGCAGCGCAGCCCCAAGCCGACAGCCAGGCCTCGCCTGGAGATCGCTCCAAGCCCCTGGAGTGA
- a CDS encoding ATP-binding protein has translation MRPISLKLKVSIYLIIVLSVTIFVFAIFAAKYQQEDLLREISRHAIQTSDVIVKSTRYAMLMNKRDSAGMIIQDIGRQKGIERVRVMNKDGMIVHSNHPEEIGTTVDQRSAPCIHCHQTSKPLSHVSDDMRWRIYETAGGRRLLGTMQPIRNEPSCSSASCHEHPANQSVLGIVDIAYSLDEVDQALRSHTIYIIAISLLFILLVSASVGVLLHRLIYLPLKDLEAGAKRISFGDLDHDIPLRNDDEFGRVAGSFNKMTLALKKSMFEMQELVQTLELKVEQRTRELRLAEAEAARGEKLASVGQLAAGIAHELNNPLTGVLTFTSLLRKKMPDGSQDAEDLDLVIRETKRCASIIRRLLDFAREKVPVKEFFDLKQLIEETVRMIEHPALVQKIEITTHLDADLPQIWGDSDLIKQVILNVLVNAEQAIEGQGSIIVESRHYVSKDPPKPGVPALPMVEIVIKDTGCGISEANLKRIFDPFFTSKEVGKGTGLGLSVSYGIIKAHEGRIKVESTVGAGTTFRIYLPILPPSGGAERNAGEDAQ, from the coding sequence ATGCGTCCAATAAGTCTCAAACTCAAAGTCAGTATCTATTTAATTATCGTCCTTTCCGTGACGATATTTGTGTTTGCAATTTTCGCCGCCAAGTACCAGCAGGAAGACCTGCTGCGTGAGATTTCCAGGCATGCCATTCAAACTTCTGATGTAATCGTCAAGAGTACCCGCTATGCAATGCTTATGAACAAGCGCGATAGTGCGGGAATGATCATTCAGGATATAGGAAGACAGAAAGGTATTGAGCGGGTCAGGGTAATGAACAAGGATGGCATGATTGTTCATTCAAACCACCCGGAAGAAATTGGGACTACGGTTGACCAAAGGTCGGCGCCCTGTATCCATTGCCATCAGACCAGCAAACCTCTGAGCCATGTCTCCGATGACATGAGGTGGCGAATCTATGAGACCGCCGGGGGACGGAGGCTGCTTGGCACCATGCAACCGATACGCAATGAACCGTCATGCTCATCCGCCTCCTGCCATGAACATCCGGCAAACCAGTCGGTACTCGGTATCGTGGACATTGCCTATTCCCTTGATGAGGTGGACCAGGCATTGCGATCGCATACTATTTACATTATCGCCATTTCTTTGTTGTTCATTCTTCTGGTATCCGCAAGCGTAGGCGTTCTGCTCCACCGCCTGATATACCTGCCCTTGAAGGACCTGGAAGCCGGTGCCAAAAGAATATCTTTCGGAGATCTCGACCATGATATTCCGCTACGCAATGACGATGAATTCGGCCGTGTCGCGGGTTCCTTCAATAAAATGACATTGGCACTCAAGAAATCAATGTTTGAAATGCAGGAACTGGTGCAAACCCTCGAACTGAAAGTCGAGCAAAGAACCCGCGAACTTCGGCTCGCCGAGGCCGAAGCCGCGAGGGGAGAAAAACTGGCCTCGGTCGGTCAGTTGGCTGCCGGCATAGCCCATGAATTGAATAATCCCCTCACCGGTGTGCTCACCTTCACATCCTTGTTGCGCAAGAAAATGCCGGATGGTAGCCAGGACGCGGAAGATCTGGACCTGGTTATCCGCGAGACCAAGCGCTGTGCCAGCATCATCAGGCGGCTTCTCGATTTTGCGCGGGAGAAGGTTCCTGTGAAGGAGTTTTTCGATCTCAAACAACTGATTGAAGAAACGGTGCGCATGATCGAGCATCCGGCGCTAGTGCAGAAAATCGAGATCACCACGCATCTTGATGCCGATTTGCCCCAGATTTGGGGTGATTCCGACCTGATTAAACAGGTCATTTTGAATGTGCTTGTCAACGCCGAGCAAGCTATCGAGGGCCAGGGAAGCATTATTGTTGAAAGCCGCCACTATGTTTCCAAAGACCCTCCAAAACCTGGTGTTCCAGCTCTGCCGATGGTTGAAATTGTCATCAAGGACACAGGGTGCGGCATTTCGGAGGCCAACTTGAAACGGATATTCGACCCCTTTTTCACCTCGAAGGAAGTCGGCAAGGGAACCGGGCTGGGGTTGTCCGTCAGTTATGGCATCATCAAGGCCCACGAGGGACGGATCAAGGTCGAAAGCACCGTCGGCGCGGGAACCACCTTTCGCATTTATCTTCCGATATTGCCCCCTTCTGGTGGTGCTGAACGCAACGCGGGTGAGGATGCCCAATGA
- a CDS encoding sigma-54-dependent transcriptional regulator yields the protein MNAKILIVDDEEIIIRSCLRILGSDCYAVDSVQDGWEALRKVDETDYDVIILDIMMPKIDGLEVLQHVKERHPETDVIMVTGLSQIQTAVKAMKLGAFDYLAKPFDPDELKLVVDRALERRRLLRENRDLKNEVSSRYRFENIIGSSTPMQNVFHLIAKCAQTDSTVMITGESGTGKEMIARAIHYNSLRKDQPFVVVDCNTLSEHLLESELFGHIKGSFTGATTNKRGMFDIANNGTLFLDEFGNIPLSTQAKLLRVIQEREFRPVGSTATQKTNVRLITATNKDLKALVAEGAFREDLYYRVNVFPIHSPALRERRDDIPALAFHFLKEFCDELGKPVAEISEGAMSLLTNYQWPGNVRELQNAIHRAVILSSDNVIRQAHLANIIETAPRLDLEVPRTSEDLKRIKKIVREKSVEEVEKLFIQETLKRNDSNVTKSAEETGMQRANFQALMKKYNIRVRDSGHSHGESDPT from the coding sequence ATGAATGCCAAAATATTAATTGTAGATGACGAAGAAATCATCATCCGGAGTTGCCTGCGCATACTCGGCTCCGACTGCTATGCGGTTGATTCCGTGCAGGATGGCTGGGAGGCCTTGAGGAAAGTTGACGAGACAGATTACGATGTCATTATTCTCGACATCATGATGCCCAAGATTGACGGTCTTGAGGTATTGCAGCATGTGAAGGAAAGGCATCCCGAGACTGACGTCATCATGGTGACCGGTTTGTCCCAGATACAAACGGCGGTAAAGGCAATGAAACTCGGCGCCTTTGATTACCTGGCCAAGCCATTCGACCCCGATGAACTCAAGCTGGTGGTCGATCGTGCGCTGGAACGGCGGCGCCTGTTGCGGGAGAATCGCGACCTCAAGAATGAGGTCAGTTCCAGGTATCGCTTCGAGAACATCATCGGCTCCAGTACGCCGATGCAGAACGTTTTCCACCTGATTGCAAAGTGCGCGCAAACGGATAGCACGGTCATGATTACGGGGGAGAGCGGAACCGGCAAGGAAATGATTGCCCGTGCCATCCACTACAACAGTCTGCGCAAGGATCAGCCCTTTGTCGTGGTCGATTGCAATACGCTCTCCGAGCATCTGCTCGAAAGCGAGTTGTTCGGTCACATCAAGGGATCATTCACGGGCGCAACGACCAATAAGCGCGGCATGTTCGATATCGCCAACAACGGCACGCTTTTTCTTGATGAATTCGGGAACATTCCTCTTTCAACCCAGGCCAAATTGCTGCGCGTTATCCAGGAGCGCGAATTCAGGCCGGTCGGGAGCACCGCCACCCAGAAAACCAATGTCAGACTTATCACCGCAACCAACAAGGATCTCAAGGCGCTGGTGGCCGAAGGCGCATTCCGCGAAGATCTGTATTACCGCGTTAATGTTTTCCCGATCCATTCTCCGGCCTTGAGAGAACGTCGCGACGACATTCCTGCCCTGGCATTTCACTTTCTCAAGGAATTTTGTGATGAACTGGGGAAACCGGTGGCCGAAATCTCGGAAGGCGCGATGAGCCTGCTGACGAACTATCAATGGCCGGGCAATGTGCGCGAACTCCAGAATGCGATTCACCGGGCGGTGATTCTCTCCTCCGACAACGTTATCCGCCAGGCCCATCTGGCGAACATCATCGAAACGGCGCCGCGACTGGATCTTGAAGTGCCGAGAACCAGCGAGGATCTCAAGAGAATCAAGAAAATCGTCCGCGAGAAATCAGTCGAGGAAGTCGAGAAGCTGTTCATACAGGAAACGCTCAAGCGAAATGATTCAAACGTCACCAAGAGCGCGGAAGAAACCGGCATGCAGCGCGCCAATTTTCAGGCGCTGATGAAGAAGTACAACATTCGGGTGCGCGACTCGGGGCATAGCCATGGCGAATCCGATCCGACTTGA